The Erinaceus europaeus chromosome 13, mEriEur2.1, whole genome shotgun sequence genome segment aaccctatgaatgtaagcaatgtagtaaaacattccggcAATCTGGTGGTcttcaaaaacatgaaagaattcacaatgGAGAGAAATCCTATGAGtgcaaacagtgtagtaaaacatttcgttcttccagtaattttcagacacatgaaagaattcacagtggagacaaaccctatgaatgtaaactgtgtagtaaaacattcagttcttctAGTCATCgccagagacatgaaagaattcacagtggagagaaaccctatgaatgtaaacaatgtagtaaaacatacaGTTTTCCTGGTgttcttcggacacatgaaagaattcacagtggagagaggcactatgaatgtaaactatgcagTAAAACATTCATATCATCCGGTATTCTTCAGACACATGaaggaattcacagtggagagaaaccctatgaatgtaaacagtgtagtaaaacattcagttgttgcAGTCATCTTCggtcacatgaaagaattcacagtggagagaaaccctatgaatgtaaacagtgcagtaaaacattcagttgttccagtactcttcggacacatgaaagaattcacagtggagagaaaccctatgaatgtaaacactgtagtaaaacattcgggcaatccagtcatcttcggagacatgaaagaattcacagaggagagaaaccctatgaatgtaagcaatgtagtaaaacattccggcAATCTGGtggtcttcagagacatgaaagaattcacaatggagagaaaccctatgagtgcaaacagtgtagtaaaacatttcgttcttccagtaattttcggaaacatgaaagaattcacagtggagacaaaccctatgaatgtaaactgtgtagtaaaacattcagttcttctagtcattgtcagagacatgaaagaattcacagtggagagaaaccctatgaaggtaaacaatgtagtaaaacattcagtttcagtcatcttcggacacatgaaagagctcacagtggagagaaaccctatgaatgtaagcagtgtaataaaacattcagttgttccagaagtctttggacacatggAAGAATTCACCggggagagaaaccctataaatgtaaactatgtagtaaaacattcaggtgTTCTGGTAatcttcggagacatgaaagaattcacagtggagagaaaccttatgaatgtaaacagtgtagtaaaacattcagttgtttcaGTTATCTTCAGATACacgaaagaattcacagtggagagaaaccctatcagtgtaaactgtgtagtaaaacattcagtcaatccagtaatcttcggagacatgaaagaattcacagtggagagaaatcttatgaatgtaaactgtagtaaaacattcagttgtatcagtcatcttcagacacatgacagaattcacagtggagagaaaccctaacAATGTAAactgtagtaaagcattcagttctTCTAGTGGTCTACGGACACATGAAGCAATTCACAGTGGAGacaccctatgaatgtaaacaatgtaaaaAGTAAAGCATTCATGGTTTCTCAGTCTCTTCAGTTACatgaaagaaatcaaaactgcaGAGAAAGAAACCTCATGAATGTAACCAAGTAGTTTTAACATTTAAGCCAGTTTTCTTAAGAGATTTGAAAGATCTCACAGAGGATAGAAACCCAGTGAATGTAAACAGCAAAACATTGATTTAAGCCTGTCATCTTTGTCAACATGAAATAACACAATGGAGAGAAAGTTGATGAATATAAGCAGTGGTGAAAACATTGCATTATTCTGGTCCTCTTtgtagacatgaaagaattcacagtgaagcaaaaccctatgaatgtaataaAGCCTTAGATGTTCCACTAAATTCAAATACATGAAAATATTCACAATGGAAATCAATCTTTTGAACATAAAGTGTACTAAGATTAGATGCAACCTGAGACATGCAGAGGCTTGGTTCAATATCATAGTTCTCTGGTGTGAGCCTCTGCACTCCATGTGTAGAGTTATGTTCTCTTTTATTGTCTCTCCATCTTGTgataatatataagtatatatatctaAATAATTGGGATCACAGTTCCATGCTACAAGTGAACGCATACTTCTGAATATTCTATAAATGTAATGAATATGATTCTTTGTCTTAAATTCTAATATATGAAACAATCCACTTGGTATTGAGAATTTACTTATGTCAACAATGCTTAGATGTATTCTAATCAATAATGGTTTTTGCACATATAAAATCACTGGAATTAAACAATTCTtgccctgggagttgggtggtagagcagcagtttAAGAGCACGTAGCAtgtaaagtgaaaggaccagcataaggatcctggttcaagcccctggctccccacctaaaggggagtcgcttcacaagcattgaagcaggtctgcaggtgtctatctttccccctctcttgtcttaccctcctccatttctctctgtcctgtccagcaacgacatcaacagcaacaactagaacaataaaaaaaaaaagggaataaataatattataaagCCCAATTCTGGAGTCagccagtagcacagcaggttaagcacacgtggcatcaaGCCAAGGagttgcataaggatcctggtagaAGCCCTGAGTtcaccacctgaaggggagttgcttcacaggtgctgaagatctgcaggtgtcttatcactccccctttctgtcttctactctccatttctctgtcctaacactgAGAACATCAATAAGAGCAGTAAtagtatctacaacaacaatcaaaaaaatttttaattttttttgtttatttagttgcccttgttttgttgttgtagttattattgatgtcattgttgttggataggaaagagaaatggtgaggaggggaagacagagggggaaagacacctgcagacctgcttcaccagctgtgaagtgactcccctgcaggtgggaagccgcgggcttgaactgggatccttccgctggtccttgtgcttagtgccacctgcgcttaaccggctgcgctaccgcctgactccccaatcaaaatttttaatacttttgtggttattactgtcgttggataggacagagaaattgagaggtggggaagactgggagagaaagacacctgcagaactgcttcaccacctgtgtagcgattaagctggtccttgcgcttggcaccacttccgtttaacctgctgagctactgcccggcccccccatCAAAAAGTTTTTAAAGACAACCctttatatagaaaaaaatataattattatcaGGCAGATATCGAAGAATGACTTTACAGACCTAGTAAGTAACTTGTACTGGAGAGCccagtgaatgtaaaacagtggatGCCATAACATGCGAATCTTAAAgcctttttttacatatttattttcccttttttggtgtcctttttattgttgatattgatgtcgttaggacagaaagaagtagagagaggagagggttgGGTGTTAGTTCATCCGGTTCAGCGCACCAGTACAAGGATCAAGGTTCCAACCCctgactccacacctgcaggtggtcgcttcacaggggtgaagcaggtctgcaggtgtccgtcttctctccatttctctctgtcccaaacAGCAATGAgagcaatgacaataatgacaacaagaaaaacaacaaaacacaaatgggggaaaattgaaaaaaagaaaaaggagcgaTAAATGGAACACACAAGATGAGACTTTAATTAGTTGTGGTTTATCACAGCTGATCCAGAGACTCAAAGGGAGCAGGTAGGAGGGTGGGAAAGCCGTGAAGACTCAAGTGTGGCTGGAGGCTGAGGTGTGCTGACACCAACCTGGGAcactgcagaaccattatgctacctaccctctgcaCACAACAGTTTTGTAATTCAGCACTCCCTTGATTaaaggattttttgttttgtcattcacttatttactcatgtattttttttattagtggtttaataatgattaacaagatccttgattcccaccaccagagttccatgtccatcagagtgccctccactggaagcttccatattctttatccctctgggagtgtatatttttaaagtctaattttttaaaaagattttttaatatttattctctttcgttgcccttgttttattattactgttgtcatcattggataggacagagagatggaaagagtgggagagaaagatagacacctccagacctgcttcaccgcttgtgaaccaaggcccctgtaggtgagaagctgggggctcgagccaggatccttaagccggtctttgcgccACCAGTAGTgtgtatttttattgccaccaagattatggCTGAGGCTTAgttccagcactgtgaatccactgctcctgctagcctttttttttttttctatttcatttgataggacagaaattgagaggggaggagagagaccaggtggtggcatgcctaattaagtatacacattatagtgtataaggatctaggttcaaccccctgcagaggaaaaacttcataaagggtaaagcagggctgcaggtgtctgtgtctctcttcctctctatctccactaccttcaatttctccctgtctgtgtccaataataaagataaagttttttttttttttttaatgaggagagACGGAATCTGGTCATAGTGCAGCAGGatcagcgcaggtggtgcaaaatgcaaggacagcattaggatcccagttcgagcccttggctcctcacctgcaatggaCTCACTTTACTtgcggtgaaacatgtctgcaagtgtctgactttttttttcaattttcttttattcattcccttttgttgcccttattgttttactgttgtaattattaatgttgttgttattgatgtcgtcgttgttggatatgacagagaaatagagagaggagggggagagaaagacacctgcagacctgcttcaccacttgtgaagcaactcccctgcagctggagagccgggggctcgaaccgggatctttacgccggttcttgtgctttatgccacctgcacttaactcgctgcgctaccggtgtctgtctttctctccccctctttttcttcccctcctctctctatttctctctgtcctatctaacaataatgatatAACAATAATAcctataacaaaaaagaaaaggaaaaataaaaaataaaaacttaacaaataatcagagagagacaaaaaccAACCTtggttcatcactcatgaagttttttggggagcaggggcttgaacctggttccttttgCATGGTAGTATATGTGCTGCACTAaagctctaccacccagcccccaatgaaaaaaaaagttttaatacaGGGTATGGTTTTGCATCATCTAAactagacaaaaagaaaaatgaaaaaaggaatgtggggagtcaggctgtagcgcagtgggttaagtgcaggtggcacaaagcccaaggacctgcgtaagaataatggttagagcccccggctaccctctgcaggggggttgtttcacaagcagttaagcaagtctgtaagtgtctatctttcctcttgtccaatcttcccctctctatttctctctgtcctatccaacattgatgacataaataataactacaacaataaaagaggccaacaaaaagtgaatttttttttttaattaaatggggttgggcggtggcgcagtgggttaagcgcacgtggcacaaagcacaaagaccgacgtaagtatccaggttcgagaaggtatttgagaactTCACATATCAgcaacgtcttttttttttttttaccctttgttacacccatacaagatggagacacaccctaggtgtgcgcaggttttttagaccaacttagttaaaatatattgatttttaactaatttttacctcagactttaaatgtaagttaattttacctttatgagaattatgttgaaaacctttttcatttaactttgtctggtaagaatttagccttaaatttacatttctaaccttaaatttaatatttaccaaacttcaaacacgcACATAagcatggtcttcaatacacaaggagaaaaacttttgttacgaagacatgtcattttaaacacgaatttagatctgtactgtcttagttgtttggaGGGTGTGTTATCCGGAGGTGGCAGGGTGCAATCACTGCACGGATGTGTGCATagtctagctcctctgccttcagagccaagtTGGGGATCGGCCAGGGtgcccagtcccagcagggagcccgcggtctctgggtggtccaggatctgcccagacttcatagcaggagggcaggtgggccggccatgcagaaggcgcaggccaaggtgccccggggcgggggccaggatgggctgcagctctgcctgCCATGCCCGCCACCCTGCTCCTGGCTCCCTAGGCGGTGGCAGCAGCGCATCTCCGAGCTCCGCCCCTTACCCCGCCGTGGCAAGCAGGCTCCTGCAGATGGGCAGCGggcggaaaccagagtgtggccaagagcgaaatgttccagaaacagagaaacagtcttatgaagaaagagcagaggcctttggaaatctcttcacaagtagaaaagaagctcatagtggataggtagccaaacttcTTCACTTACCTGGGAGATGGGCAGGTCAGGTCCCACATTGTGGCACCATATGTTgtcagttgttggtatgcttctagttctgcttctgggatcctttctgttacattgcttgatgttgtggtctatttacatggtcattctgttacattggtttggtctcactccccctgcctccgggagattttggtttagtccttgcttttCCGCGTttcttgcttctccctgccccatATCCTATATATACTTCCTTGATTCCTGACACTGCCGCTGGActagaaggatgcaggacagatctgagttgtggttagattagattagttttttgaaccgttcactcgtgaataaagaaatattgcttctccgctcagccatgtgtccctggtcatctgtctcccgtcacgaagctagcccggaaCTCTGAcgacatgttgttgttgttggataggacagagagaaatctagagagggagggaagacagagggggagagaacgatagacaagacacctgcagacctccttcacccccTGAGgaatagaactgggatccttctgtgggttcttgagctttgtgtcatgtgctcttaatctgctgcactgccTGCCAACCCCCCCTCCAACTGCTTCTTATGGCTGTAGCAGTCAGGTGGAAAAAGAGATATGGGTTTGGTTATGCTCTTGTGCCTGAGGgtcaaaaatcccaggttccatctccagcatcaccataagccagaggtgagaagtgctctggtctctttctctgagtatctctctctcttgttaatgtGAAAAAGATAGCATGACACAATGCAGGAGTTTGTACATAGCTGGCCTTCCTGCAGGCTTCCTACTGGGTGAGGAAGTAGTTGCTAGTGTCCTTGCAGGGTTTTTTCCTAAACAGCTCCATAACAGAGCCTCATCTATATTAGTTTGACAGTGTTTTGCAATATTATATTATTTCAGGGCTACTCTCACCTTCACAGGGTTtgtatgattttttaatatttatttattcccttttgttgcccttgttttttatatttgtagttattgttgttttggttgttggataggacagagaggattggagagaggaggggaagacagggtaggtagacacctgcagtcctgcctcaccacctgtgaaacgactcccctgcaaatggggagctgggggcttgaaccagaaccaGATCCTCGAgctttagtgccacctgcgcttaacctgctgtactactgctgaCTCCTGATAGTTTCCTCTTTCCCTGTTGCTTTTTGAGgaggtttttatacctccatctagtctgaatgacagtctatcaggatatactatccttggttgaaacccgttTTTGTTGAGAGCACGATAGGTATttggccattctcttctggcttttagcacTTATGTCGGGAAATCTGCTTATAATCTTAGGGTTTTTCTCCTACatgtaatgtttttgttttttctatcatATCTTTCAGAataatttctttatccttcttttcatAGTATCTAGATGCCTTCTGATCTGCATTAATTCTGTTTGTAACTCCCTAgaattcttgaatcttaatgccctTTCTGATGCTCAAGGTAGGGTAGTTTTCTTATATTTCCAGTAGGATGCTttcctctccttctatctttctttctctggtaggccaattatttgtatgttacttcttttgagttcattccatatgtctgttgttcagtgtctctcaatctctctctccctcactctcttttttttgctcttttacctccttacttgtcTCTACCTCATCCTTTGTCTAACTAACTCTgtttttttctgcttctattaattttctttccttccctcaacATCCTCTTCAgttcaactatttttttaaacttgttaaatttatttctttattggagaattaatattttacattcaacagtaaatacaatagtttgtaaatgcataacattccccagtttcccatttaacaatacaacccccactatgtcatttatcatccttcatggacctgtattatccccaaccacccatcccagagtcttttactttggtgcgatataccaattccatttcaggttctacttgtgtgtgtgttttttgtctgatcttgtttttcaacttctgcctgagagtgagatcatcccatattcatccttctgtttctgacttatttcactcaacatgaatttttcaaggtccatccaaaatcggctgaaaacggtgaagtcaacattttttacagctgagtagtattccattgtgtatatataccacaacttgctcagccactcatctgttgttggacacctgggttgtttccaggttttggctattacaaattgtgctgccaagaacatatgtgaacacagatctttttggatggatatgttgtgttccttatgatatatccccaggagaggaatggcaggatcataggataggtccatttctaggctttttttttttttttccccatttctaggcttctgagagttctccagactgttctccacagaggttggaccaattgacatttccaccagcagtgtaggagggttcctttgacctcacaccctctccagcatttgctgctgttaccttttctgatgcatgacattctcacaggagtgaagtggtatcacgttgttgtctttatttgcatttctctgacaaatacttggagcattttttcatgtgtttctcggccttttggatcccttctgtagtgaatattctgtccacgtcctccccccatttttggatggggttatttgttgtcttgttgagtttggcaagttgtttatatatgtttgttattaaactcttgtctgatgtgtggcatgtaaaaaatctcccattctgtgatgggtctcttggtttgggtagtgggttcttttgctgtgaaga includes the following:
- the LOC132532461 gene encoding zinc finger protein 844-like isoform X2; the protein is MKYITNYSLILFIFKNMKEFTVERNRMNVNNVIECSGDPVIFGNMKEFTVERNPMNVNNVLKHSVVPVVFRHIKDFTVEKNPMNVSNVVKHSGNLVVFKNMKEFTMERNPMSANSVVKHFVLPVIFRHMKEFTVETNPMNVNCVVKHSVLLVIARDMKEFTVERNPMNVNNVVKHTVFLVFFGHMKEFTVERGTMNVNYAVKHSYHPVFFRHMKEFTVERNPMNVNSVVKHSVVAVIFGHMKEFTVERNPMNVNSAVKHSVVPVLFGHMKEFTVERNPMNVNTVVKHSGNPVIFGDMKEFTEERNPMNVSNVVKHSGNLVVFRDMKEFTMERNPMSANSVVKHFVLPVIFGNMKEFTVETNPMNVNCVVKHSVLLVIVRDMKEFTVERNPMKVNNVVKHSVSVIFGHMKELTVERNPMNVSSVIKHSVVPEVFGHMEEFTGERNPINVNYVVKHSGVLVIFGDMKEFTVERNLMNVNSVVKHSVVSVIFRYTKEFTVERNPISVNC
- the LOC132532461 gene encoding zinc finger protein 844-like isoform X1; translation: MKYITNYSLILFIFKNMKEFTVERNRMNVNNVIECSGDPVIFGNMKEFTVERNPMNVNNVLKHSVVPVVFRHIKDFTVEKNPMNVSNVVKHSGNLVVFKNMKEFTMERNPMSANSVVKHFVLPVIFRHMKEFTVETNPMNVNCVVKHSVLLVIARDMKEFTVERNPMNVNNVVKHTVFLVFFGHMKEFTVERGTMNVNYAVKHSYHPVFFRHMKEFTVERNPMNVNSVVKHSVVAVIFGHMKEFTVERNPMNVNSAVKHSVVPVLFGHMKEFTVERNPMNVNTVVKHSGNPVIFGDMKEFTEERNPMNVSNVVKHSGNLVVFRDMKEFTMERNPMSANSVVKHFVLPVIFGNMKEFTVETNPMNVNCVVKHSVLLVIVRDMKEFTVERNPMKVNNVVKHSVSVIFGHMKELTVERNPMNVSSVIKHSVVPEVFGHMEEFTGERNPINVNYVVKHSGVLVIFGDMKEFTVERNLMNVNSVVKHSVVSVIFRYTKEFTVERNPISVNVVKHSVLLVVYGHMKQFTVETPYECKQCKK